Proteins co-encoded in one Opisthocomus hoazin isolate bOpiHoa1 chromosome 9, bOpiHoa1.hap1, whole genome shotgun sequence genomic window:
- the LOC104333137 gene encoding DBF4-type zinc finger-containing protein 2 isoform X1 gives MKKADDCKMFDRIKPSDEASASSTQGVERHGVEGSLRQDSNSSLHTRGQEHSQPGVSTVQNRQGYCSCCHVHYSNLEQHVFSSQHRHFTTYCRNRMGTSSLMERFLQDVLQHHPHRYHDNRPTYDDMPLPVTPEADRIACLSPEEMEKQRNRDRRETSSKDQESVGKICSSASCLSHEGKNQTSVTQTLIKKLERGQERVRRISQQSMGIHSNEKWDTLNDAQIANHSHEGQFTAVSSSVNPNTGKNVRNLKASNLILHSGCDKTEMEVCNTDGLLNPCLNPAPELVHPKRPSVFHQNPVCSHSNSLCITSGQSLSKRDGLRTQDETLVSDFLLRDTVGISSSHDLGTSPQLARCKNMNRGDESSVDETIEDVILKYCHGTTSGEIYFKEQNNPCLTFSSLLDHTHLDGSEMSFDCDAPVQAGADLPKAAIKGIEFLKEVQISLQDKDYGTQLSSVLKSESVEKIEPVKHDVIVHTEEPVLPALPHVPPSFVGKTWSQIMYEDDIKIEELVRDFREGRFRCYFDSESSANCTGKRMKKKKQKDEKKNNIVEGNRTEGASVKALPEFNDALSGGSDFDNPSLASDKLCNPQILEMPRKRTWRLASRCQVVKVSHGTQTSLLNYPVAKRKMSRRESDPADQKASIIWPENEKTPNMKTRLCALKLPESYSKIMSPVQPKTVVYVLSCPEIKQCKGKPIDIPKMRKNRNSTDSKDSVRYKYKQCSFKYYDPLTNRILKTPPKSTVGEKAKKPSHVRQLFRSLSFDANMRKLADAQREATLSKSLNWSDFYSSPSASFLPDPGKWNDAASSQKADGSSVSTERTDCLVSGHSENSFKHLIISPLNSYQSAVEGDGRLTPFTSRVTRSPLTSIRSEWLERENPKAIWKRKEGTKKEAIFSRKAVGPMSVRCSAGRRGNRVTAGKQTSTTKKQQKEGVRRKLRPRAQKSSAFSIHRCQTRKTTVGKHLKKEKPDAKKLKVRRKPKRTFLNSTVVTGIPEKRQKVTSESFPKKPERASPEVRNWEVSGDQGHPSTVNQPSRRTVSVPLLRNCLTR, from the exons ATGAAGAAGGCTGATGACTGTAAG ATGTTTGACAGAATCAAGCCATCTGATGAAGCTTCTGCTTCTTCAACACAAG gagtTGAAAGACATGGTGTTGAAGGCTCACTACGACAGGACAGCAATAGCAG TTTACACACAAGAGGGCAAGAACATTCTCAGCCTGGAGTATCCACTGTGCAGAACAGACAAGGATACTGCAGCTGTTGCCATGTACACTACAGTAATCTGGAACAG CATGTTTTCAGCTCGCAGCACAGACATTTTACCACTTACTGTAGGAATCGTATGGGTACCAGTAGCCTAATGGAACGGTTCCTGCAAGATGTTTTACAGCATCATCCCCACAGATACCATGACAACAG ACCAACCTATGATGACATGCCACTCCCTGTCACTCCAGAGGCTGATAGGATTGCTTGCCTGTCCCCAGAAGAGATGGagaaacagaggaacagagacaggCGGGAGACTTCCAGCAAAGACCAGGAGTCTGTTGGCAAAATATGCTCTTCTGCTTCATGCCTGTCTCATGAGGGCAAAAACCAAACTTCTGTAACACAAACACTTATTAAAAAACTAGAAAGAGGGCAGGAACGTGTTAGAAGAATATCCCAGCAGTCTATGGGCATTCATAGCAATGAGAAATGGGATACCCTGAATGATGCTCAAATTGCAAATCATAGCCATGAAGGCCAGTTCACAGCTGTGAGTTCTTCTGTTAATCctaatacaggaaaaaatgttagaaatttGAAAGCATCAAATCTGATTCTGCATAGTGGATGTGATAAAACAGAAATGGAGGTATGCAATACTGATGGGTTATTGAACCCATGCTTGAATCCTGCTCCGGAACTGGTTCACCCAAAACGTCCTTCAGTTTTTCATCAGAATCCTGTGTGCAGCCACAGCAATTCTTTGTGTATTACCTCAGGTCAATCTCTCTCAAAACGAGATGGTTTACGAACTCAGGATGAAACTTTGGTGTCTGATTTCCTTCTCAGGGATACTGTGGGTATCAGCAGCTCCCATGATCTTGGGACATCCCCACAGCTAGCAAGATGCAAAAACATGAACAGAGGCGATGAAAGTTCAGTGGATGAAACTATTGAAGATGTTATTTTGAAATACTGCCATGGAACTACATCTGGAGAAATTTATTTCAAAGAACAGAATAATccctgtttaactttttcatcactTCTGGACCATACTCATTTAGATGGTTCTGAAATGAGTTTTGACTGTGATGCACCTGTTCAGGCAGGAGCAGACTTACCCAAGGCAGCTATAAAAGGTATAGAATTCCTAAAAGAGGTCCAAATAAGTTTGCAAGATAAAGACTATGGAACACAGctctcttctgttttaaaaagtgagtCAGTGGAGAAAATAGAACCAGTGAAACATGATGTCATAGTACATACTGAAGAACCAGTTCTTCCAGCTCTGCCTCATGTGCCTCCTTCTTTTGTGGGAAAGACTTGGTCTCAAATAATGTATGAAGATGATATAAAAATTGAAGAACTTGTGCGTGATTTCAGGGAAGGTCGTTTTCGCTGCTACTTTGACAGTGAATCCTCAGCCAACTGTACAGggaagagaatgaagaaaaaaaagcagaaggatgaAAAGAAGAACAATATTGTTGAGGGTAATAGGACAGAAGGTGCATCAGTTAAAGCATTGCCAGAGTTTAATGATGCTTTAAGTGGTGGCTCTGATTTTGATAACCCATCTTTAGCCTCAGATAAACTATGCAACCCACAAATTCTTGAAATGCCTAGGAAACGGACGTGGCGCCTGGcttcaagatgccaggtggttaAAGTCAGCCATGGCACCCAAACAAGTCTACTGAACTACCctgtagcaaaaagaaaaatgtctagAAGGGAATCTGATCCAGCTGATCAGAAAGCAAGCATCATATggccagaaaatgaaaaaactccaaacatGAAAACTAGACTGTGTGCCCTTAAACTTCCTGAGTCCTATAGCAAGATTATGAGTCCTGTGCAGCCCAAGACAGTGGTGTATGTACTTTCGTGCCCAGAGATAAAACAGTGTAAAGGTAAACCTATAGATATTCCCAAAATGAGGAAAAATCGTAATTCCACAGATAGCAAGGACTCTGTAAGGTATAAATACAAACAGTGTTCTTTTAAATATTATGACCCACTGACAAACCGAATTCTGAAAACGCCTCCAAAGAGTACAGTTGGAGAAAAGGCCAAAAAGCCCTCCCATGTTCGACAGCTTTTCAGAAGTCTCAGCTTTGATGCAAATATGAGGAAACTAGCTGATGCACAGAGAGAAGCCACACTGTCAAAGTCACTCAATTGGTCAGACTTCTATAGTTCACCTTCAGCATCTTTCCTGCCAGATCCAGGTAAATGGAATGATGCAGCCTCAAGTCAAAAGGCAGATGGATCTTCTGTTTCCACTGAAAGAACAGATTGTCTGGTATCTGGTCACTCTGAGAACTCTTTTAAACACCTGATCATTTCACCTTTGAACTCTTACCAGTCTGCGGTAGAAGGAGATGGTAGATTAACTCCATTTACCAGTAGAGTTACCAGAAGTCCTCTGACATCCATCAGGAGTGAGTGGTTAGAGAGGGAGAATCCAAAGGCAATAtggaagagaaaagaaggcactaaaaaagaagcaattttttCCAGAAAGGCTGTGGGACCCATGTCTGTCAGAtgttctgctgggaggagaggaaacAGAGTAACCGCAGGCAAGCAAACTTCCACAactaaaaaacagcaaaaagaaggAGTGAGAAGGAAACTTCGTCCTCGTGCCCAGAAATCTTCTGCTTTCTCCATCCATAGGTGCCAGACAAGGAAAACTACAGTGGGAAAGCACCTTAAGAAAGAAAAGCCTGATGCTAAAAAATTAAAGGTGAGGAGGAAACcaaaaagaacatttctgaacTCAACAGTTGTCACAGGTATTCCTGAGAAGAGGCAGAAAGTCACATCGGAATCTTTTCCCAAGAAGCCAGAGCGAGCTTCTCCTGAAGTTAGGAACTGGGAAGTAAGTGGAGATCAGGGCCACCCTAGCACTGTGAACCAACCCTCTAGAAGAACTGTTTCTGTACCATTACTTAGAAACTGTCTTACCAGGTGA
- the LOC104333137 gene encoding DBF4-type zinc finger-containing protein 2 isoform X2: protein MPLPVTPEADRIACLSPEEMEKQRNRDRRETSSKDQESVGKICSSASCLSHEGKNQTSVTQTLIKKLERGQERVRRISQQSMGIHSNEKWDTLNDAQIANHSHEGQFTAVSSSVNPNTGKNVRNLKASNLILHSGCDKTEMEVCNTDGLLNPCLNPAPELVHPKRPSVFHQNPVCSHSNSLCITSGQSLSKRDGLRTQDETLVSDFLLRDTVGISSSHDLGTSPQLARCKNMNRGDESSVDETIEDVILKYCHGTTSGEIYFKEQNNPCLTFSSLLDHTHLDGSEMSFDCDAPVQAGADLPKAAIKGIEFLKEVQISLQDKDYGTQLSSVLKSESVEKIEPVKHDVIVHTEEPVLPALPHVPPSFVGKTWSQIMYEDDIKIEELVRDFREGRFRCYFDSESSANCTGKRMKKKKQKDEKKNNIVEGNRTEGASVKALPEFNDALSGGSDFDNPSLASDKLCNPQILEMPRKRTWRLASRCQVVKVSHGTQTSLLNYPVAKRKMSRRESDPADQKASIIWPENEKTPNMKTRLCALKLPESYSKIMSPVQPKTVVYVLSCPEIKQCKGKPIDIPKMRKNRNSTDSKDSVRYKYKQCSFKYYDPLTNRILKTPPKSTVGEKAKKPSHVRQLFRSLSFDANMRKLADAQREATLSKSLNWSDFYSSPSASFLPDPGKWNDAASSQKADGSSVSTERTDCLVSGHSENSFKHLIISPLNSYQSAVEGDGRLTPFTSRVTRSPLTSIRSEWLERENPKAIWKRKEGTKKEAIFSRKAVGPMSVRCSAGRRGNRVTAGKQTSTTKKQQKEGVRRKLRPRAQKSSAFSIHRCQTRKTTVGKHLKKEKPDAKKLKVRRKPKRTFLNSTVVTGIPEKRQKVTSESFPKKPERASPEVRNWEVSGDQGHPSTVNQPSRRTVSVPLLRNCLTR, encoded by the coding sequence ATGCCACTCCCTGTCACTCCAGAGGCTGATAGGATTGCTTGCCTGTCCCCAGAAGAGATGGagaaacagaggaacagagacaggCGGGAGACTTCCAGCAAAGACCAGGAGTCTGTTGGCAAAATATGCTCTTCTGCTTCATGCCTGTCTCATGAGGGCAAAAACCAAACTTCTGTAACACAAACACTTATTAAAAAACTAGAAAGAGGGCAGGAACGTGTTAGAAGAATATCCCAGCAGTCTATGGGCATTCATAGCAATGAGAAATGGGATACCCTGAATGATGCTCAAATTGCAAATCATAGCCATGAAGGCCAGTTCACAGCTGTGAGTTCTTCTGTTAATCctaatacaggaaaaaatgttagaaatttGAAAGCATCAAATCTGATTCTGCATAGTGGATGTGATAAAACAGAAATGGAGGTATGCAATACTGATGGGTTATTGAACCCATGCTTGAATCCTGCTCCGGAACTGGTTCACCCAAAACGTCCTTCAGTTTTTCATCAGAATCCTGTGTGCAGCCACAGCAATTCTTTGTGTATTACCTCAGGTCAATCTCTCTCAAAACGAGATGGTTTACGAACTCAGGATGAAACTTTGGTGTCTGATTTCCTTCTCAGGGATACTGTGGGTATCAGCAGCTCCCATGATCTTGGGACATCCCCACAGCTAGCAAGATGCAAAAACATGAACAGAGGCGATGAAAGTTCAGTGGATGAAACTATTGAAGATGTTATTTTGAAATACTGCCATGGAACTACATCTGGAGAAATTTATTTCAAAGAACAGAATAATccctgtttaactttttcatcactTCTGGACCATACTCATTTAGATGGTTCTGAAATGAGTTTTGACTGTGATGCACCTGTTCAGGCAGGAGCAGACTTACCCAAGGCAGCTATAAAAGGTATAGAATTCCTAAAAGAGGTCCAAATAAGTTTGCAAGATAAAGACTATGGAACACAGctctcttctgttttaaaaagtgagtCAGTGGAGAAAATAGAACCAGTGAAACATGATGTCATAGTACATACTGAAGAACCAGTTCTTCCAGCTCTGCCTCATGTGCCTCCTTCTTTTGTGGGAAAGACTTGGTCTCAAATAATGTATGAAGATGATATAAAAATTGAAGAACTTGTGCGTGATTTCAGGGAAGGTCGTTTTCGCTGCTACTTTGACAGTGAATCCTCAGCCAACTGTACAGggaagagaatgaagaaaaaaaagcagaaggatgaAAAGAAGAACAATATTGTTGAGGGTAATAGGACAGAAGGTGCATCAGTTAAAGCATTGCCAGAGTTTAATGATGCTTTAAGTGGTGGCTCTGATTTTGATAACCCATCTTTAGCCTCAGATAAACTATGCAACCCACAAATTCTTGAAATGCCTAGGAAACGGACGTGGCGCCTGGcttcaagatgccaggtggttaAAGTCAGCCATGGCACCCAAACAAGTCTACTGAACTACCctgtagcaaaaagaaaaatgtctagAAGGGAATCTGATCCAGCTGATCAGAAAGCAAGCATCATATggccagaaaatgaaaaaactccaaacatGAAAACTAGACTGTGTGCCCTTAAACTTCCTGAGTCCTATAGCAAGATTATGAGTCCTGTGCAGCCCAAGACAGTGGTGTATGTACTTTCGTGCCCAGAGATAAAACAGTGTAAAGGTAAACCTATAGATATTCCCAAAATGAGGAAAAATCGTAATTCCACAGATAGCAAGGACTCTGTAAGGTATAAATACAAACAGTGTTCTTTTAAATATTATGACCCACTGACAAACCGAATTCTGAAAACGCCTCCAAAGAGTACAGTTGGAGAAAAGGCCAAAAAGCCCTCCCATGTTCGACAGCTTTTCAGAAGTCTCAGCTTTGATGCAAATATGAGGAAACTAGCTGATGCACAGAGAGAAGCCACACTGTCAAAGTCACTCAATTGGTCAGACTTCTATAGTTCACCTTCAGCATCTTTCCTGCCAGATCCAGGTAAATGGAATGATGCAGCCTCAAGTCAAAAGGCAGATGGATCTTCTGTTTCCACTGAAAGAACAGATTGTCTGGTATCTGGTCACTCTGAGAACTCTTTTAAACACCTGATCATTTCACCTTTGAACTCTTACCAGTCTGCGGTAGAAGGAGATGGTAGATTAACTCCATTTACCAGTAGAGTTACCAGAAGTCCTCTGACATCCATCAGGAGTGAGTGGTTAGAGAGGGAGAATCCAAAGGCAATAtggaagagaaaagaaggcactaaaaaagaagcaattttttCCAGAAAGGCTGTGGGACCCATGTCTGTCAGAtgttctgctgggaggagaggaaacAGAGTAACCGCAGGCAAGCAAACTTCCACAactaaaaaacagcaaaaagaaggAGTGAGAAGGAAACTTCGTCCTCGTGCCCAGAAATCTTCTGCTTTCTCCATCCATAGGTGCCAGACAAGGAAAACTACAGTGGGAAAGCACCTTAAGAAAGAAAAGCCTGATGCTAAAAAATTAAAGGTGAGGAGGAAACcaaaaagaacatttctgaacTCAACAGTTGTCACAGGTATTCCTGAGAAGAGGCAGAAAGTCACATCGGAATCTTTTCCCAAGAAGCCAGAGCGAGCTTCTCCTGAAGTTAGGAACTGGGAAGTAAGTGGAGATCAGGGCCACCCTAGCACTGTGAACCAACCCTCTAGAAGAACTGTTTCTGTACCATTACTTAGAAACTGTCTTACCAGGTGA